Proteins from a single region of Brassica napus cultivar Da-Ae unplaced genomic scaffold, Da-Ae ScsIHWf_2491;HRSCAF=3216, whole genome shotgun sequence:
- the LOC106348099 gene encoding LOW QUALITY PROTEIN: probable xyloglucan endotransglucosylase/hydrolase protein 6 (The sequence of the model RefSeq protein was modified relative to this genomic sequence to represent the inferred CDS: inserted 2 bases in 2 codons; deleted 2 bases in 1 codon), producing MMAKTHFLCIVTLCTLMFIKISARPTTFAEDFKAAWSGSHIRQVDGGKAIQLVLDQSTGCGFSSKEKYLFGKVSMKIKLIHSRDSAGTVTAFYMNSDTDTVRDELDFEFLGNRSGXPYSVQTNIFAHGKGEIEQRXNLWFDPSLDFHTYSILWSHKHIVFYVDDVPIREYKNNQAKNIAYPTSQPMEFTHTMEADDWATRGGLEKIDWSKAPFYAYYKDFDIEGCPVPGPTNCPSNPHNWWEGYAYQSLNAVEARRYRWVRVNHMVYDYCTDKSRYPVPPIECHA from the exons ATGATGGCCAAAACTCATTTTCTTTGCATTGTCACTCTTTGTACGCTAATGTTCATCAAGATTTCAGCACGGCCTACGACATTCGCCGAGGATTTCAAAGCCGCATGGTCGGGATCTCACATCCGTCAAGTCGACGGTGGAAAAGCTATCCAACTTGTCCTTGACCAGAGCACTg GATGTGGATTCTCTTCCAAAGAAAAGTATCTATTCGGAAAAGTGAGCATGAAGATCAAACTCATT CATTCCCGCGACTCTGCCGGTACGGTCACCGCCTTCTAC ATGAACTCGGATACAGACACCGTACGGGATGAACTAGATTTTGAGTTCTTGGGAAACCGAAGTG CACCTTACTCGGTGCaaacaaacatatttgctcatgGCAAAGGAGAGATAGAACAAA TTAATCTTTGGTTCGACCCATCTTTGGATTTCCACACTTACAGTATCCTTTGGTCACACAAACACATTGT TTTTTACGTGGACGATGTACCAATAAGAGAATACAAAAACAACCAAGCCAAGAACATAGCCTACCCAACATCACAACCCATGGAGTTTACTCACACTATGGAAGCCGATGATTGGGCGACACGTGGAGGATTAGAGAAAATTGATTGGAGCAAAGCTCCTTTTTATGCTTATTACAAAGATTTCGACATCGAAGGCTGTCCTGTTCCTGGACCCACCAATTGTCCATCGAACCCTCACAATTGGTGGGAAGGCTACGCTTATCAGTCACTTAACGCCGTGGAAGCTCGACGTTACCGTTGGGTTAGAGTAAACCATATGGTATATGATTATTGTACCGACAAGTCAAGGTATCCTGTCCCACCAATCGAGTGTCATGCTTGA
- the LOC106350444 gene encoding uncharacterized protein LOC106350444: MGKLMDETGEIGIRYLGVARQATFADVVDENGWKIRSRGHRSFPNTYEKINAFTFPTPQAGADIALWRYNQDEYKESFCSASTWNQLRSKKERVTWRKLVWFSQAVPHHSFMAWLTFRNRLSTGDRMRLWGITQGCTLCGEVNETREHLYFACPFSFMIWLNTAGQLIGEGITPDWDDTIVSLLQPGRTRLDSILVRMAFQTVVYTIWRERNSRRHRGDAYSYY, translated from the coding sequence ATGGGGAAACTTATGGATGAAACTGGAGAAATAGGGATAAGATATTTGGGCGTTGCCCGACAGGCAACATTTGCTGATGTGGTTGATGAGAATGGCTGGAAGATTCGAAGCAGAGGTCATCGGAGTTTCCCGAACACTTATGAGAAGATCAACGCGTTCACGTTTCCAACTCCTCAAGCAGGTGCTGATATAGCGCTGTGGCGATATAACCAGGATGAGTATAAAGAGAGTTTCTGTTCAGCTAGTACCTGGAATCAATTGCGGAGTAAAAAGGAGAGAGTAACCTGGAGGAAGCTAGTCTGGTTTAGCCAAGCTGTGCCACACCACTCTTTCATGGCATGGCTTACTTTTAGGAACCGGTTGTCCACTGGTGATAGAATGAGATTGTGGGGCATCACGCAGGGCTGCACGTTATGTGGGGAGGTGAATGAGACAAGGGAGCATTTGTATTTTGCTTGCCCTTTCTCTTTTATGATTTGGCTAAACACTGCGGGACAACTTATCGGAGAGGGTATTACGCCTGACTGGGATGACACAATCGTGTCACTGCTGCAACCAGGCCGTACTCGCTTAGACTCGATCCTTGTGAGAATGGCTTTCCAAACAGTTGTGTACACCATTTGGAGAGAGCGGAACTCTCGACGTCACAGAGGAGATGCTTACTCGTACTATTGA